A part of Gramella sp. MAR_2010_147 genomic DNA contains:
- the rsfS gene encoding ribosome silencing factor gives MSKKEKNSDQLIAHIIKGIEEVKGNDIDILDLREIENTVCDYFIICNGTSNTQVNAIVNSIQKTVSKNLKDKPWHIEGSENAEWVLMDYVNVVVHVFQKHIREFYDIESLWGDAKITSIESSY, from the coding sequence ATGTCAAAAAAGGAAAAAAACAGCGATCAACTTATTGCACATATTATAAAAGGGATAGAGGAAGTTAAAGGTAATGATATTGATATCCTGGACCTTAGAGAAATAGAAAATACAGTTTGTGATTATTTTATAATCTGTAATGGTACTTCAAACACACAGGTTAACGCCATAGTAAATTCCATACAAAAAACAGTTAGTAAAAACCTGAAAGACAAACCCTGGCATATCGAAGGGAGTGAAAATGCTGAATGGGTACTTATGGACTACGTAAATGTAGTTGTACATGTATTCCAGAAGCATATCAGGGAATTTTACGATATTGAAAGCCTATGGGGTGATGCAAAGATCACTTCCATAGAAAGCAGTTATTAA
- a CDS encoding phosphatidylserine decarboxylase family protein yields the protein MFHKEGYKIMTITAIILIAINIITYSLINVYWIKFGIFAISIFFFLLIIQFFRNPKRTTSLSNEHIIAPVDGKVVAIEEVYEKEYFKDNRLQISIFMSPINVHVTRHPVGGKVTYSKYHPGKFLVAWHPKSSEENERTTVVVKNETAGEILYRQIAGALAKRIVNYAEVDTEVVQGSDSGFIKFGSRVDVFVPVGTKVNVEINQKVKGGVSVIADVAS from the coding sequence ATGTTTCATAAAGAAGGATATAAAATAATGACTATTACTGCGATTATCCTTATCGCAATAAATATCATTACATACAGTTTAATTAATGTATACTGGATAAAATTTGGAATTTTTGCAATCTCCATTTTCTTTTTCTTATTGATCATTCAGTTTTTTAGAAATCCAAAAAGAACAACCAGTTTAAGCAATGAACATATCATAGCGCCGGTAGACGGAAAAGTAGTTGCTATTGAAGAGGTTTATGAAAAAGAATATTTTAAAGATAATAGATTACAAATATCCATTTTCATGTCTCCTATAAATGTGCATGTCACACGTCATCCTGTAGGCGGAAAAGTGACCTACAGCAAGTATCATCCCGGAAAGTTCCTGGTGGCCTGGCATCCAAAATCCAGTGAAGAAAATGAAAGGACTACGGTAGTTGTGAAAAATGAGACTGCAGGAGAAATCCTTTATCGCCAAATTGCCGGAGCTCTGGCAAAAAGGATCGTTAATTACGCAGAAGTAGACACAGAAGTAGTTCAGGGAAGCGACAGCGGATTTATAAAATTTGGAAGTCGTGTTGATGTATTTGTTCCTGTTGGAACAAAAGTGAATGTTGAGATCAATCAAAAAGTAAAGGGTGGCGTTAGTGTAATCGCTGATGTAGCTTCTTAA
- a CDS encoding orotate phosphoribosyltransferase: MKLESQKVTANKRQQEMFQFLTNVKNYEQIMPESKEKFEVISDDTFHFQLKGMPEIRLKIIETQEPNLVVLGSTAEKFPFRLKTHIADAGVEKSEVNMDFEGEFNAMMSMMIKSPLKKFINALTENIGKL; the protein is encoded by the coding sequence ATGAAATTAGAAAGCCAAAAAGTAACTGCTAATAAACGTCAGCAGGAAATGTTCCAGTTTTTAACCAACGTTAAGAACTACGAACAGATAATGCCCGAAAGCAAAGAGAAATTTGAAGTAATTTCTGACGATACCTTCCATTTCCAATTAAAAGGAATGCCAGAAATACGATTAAAGATCATTGAGACCCAGGAACCCAATTTAGTAGTACTTGGATCTACTGCTGAAAAATTTCCTTTTAGACTGAAAACTCATATTGCTGATGCAGGAGTAGAGAAGAGTGAAGTAAATATGGATTTTGAAGGTGAATTTAACGCAATGATGAGCATGATGATCAAAAGTCCGTTAAAGAAATTCATCAATGCACTTACCGAGAACATCGGTAAATTATAA
- the pyrE gene encoding orotate phosphoribosyltransferase encodes MILNKETAKKTAELLLQIKAIKLEPQEPFTWASGWKSPIYCDNRIILSYPMIRNYVRENFARQIEEKYGKPDVIAAVATGAIGIGMLVAEYLSLPFAYVRPEPKGHGRQNQIEGNLEEGQTVVVIEDLISTGNSSLNAVKALKEAGANVKGMFAIFTYGFSTSVKNFETAAIELHTLSDYENLIETAQNTNYINIEEAGILRKWREDPANWKP; translated from the coding sequence ATGATTTTGAATAAAGAAACAGCAAAAAAGACCGCTGAGCTTTTGTTGCAAATTAAAGCAATAAAATTAGAACCACAAGAGCCTTTTACTTGGGCCAGCGGCTGGAAGTCACCAATATATTGTGATAACAGGATCATTCTGTCATACCCGATGATAAGAAACTACGTTCGGGAAAACTTTGCCAGACAAATTGAGGAGAAGTATGGTAAACCAGATGTGATCGCTGCCGTTGCAACAGGAGCAATAGGAATTGGTATGCTGGTTGCTGAATATTTAAGCCTGCCTTTCGCGTATGTGAGACCAGAACCTAAGGGCCATGGGAGACAAAACCAGATAGAAGGTAATCTTGAAGAAGGACAAACAGTAGTTGTTATTGAAGATCTTATTAGTACCGGGAACAGCAGTCTAAATGCCGTAAAAGCTTTAAAGGAAGCTGGAGCCAATGTAAAGGGAATGTTCGCTATCTTTACCTACGGATTTTCAACTTCCGTGAAGAATTTTGAAACTGCAGCTATAGAACTTCACACGCTTAGCGACTATGAAAATCTTATAGAAACGGCTCAGAACACAAATTATATTAATATTGAAGAAGCAGGAATACTTCGCAAATGGAGAGAGGATCCTGCTAACTGGAAACCATAA
- the ftsH gene encoding ATP-dependent zinc metalloprotease FtsH gives MANQKPKKKLDPKKPKFSAYWIYAAIIIIFLGLNLFGDGGFSEPAKTNPAEFKEYLSNGDVKKVEIINRNQARVYLTAEAKEKEIHKKNIDPDLFPTGESPVYTFQFGDLQNFENDINEIKNEKNLDTVVTYDTSSDVLGDLFWALLPFILIIGVWIFIMRKMSSGAGGGAGGQIFNIGKSKAKLFDQNTDVKTSFKDVAGLEGAKEEVQEIVDFLKQPEKYTALGGKIPKGALLVGPPGTGKTLLAKAVAGEAKVPFFSLSGSDFVEMFVGVGASRVRDLFKQAKEKSPSIIFIDEIDAIGRARGKSNFSGSNDERENTLNQLLTEMDGFGTNTNVIVIAATNRADVLDKALMRAGRFDRQIYVDLPDLNERKEIFDVHLKPLKKVADELDTDFLAKQTPGFSGADIANVCNEAALIAARKGNKAVGKQDFLDAVDRIVGGLEKKNKIITPSEKKAIAFHEAGHATVSWMLEHAAPLVKVTIVPRGQSLGAAWYLPEERLIVRPEQMLDEMCAALGGRAAEKVIFNKISTGALSDLEKVTKQARAMVTIYGLNEAVGNLTYYDSSGQSEYNFTKPYSEKTSELIDKEISNLIEDQYKRALDLLEHNKDKLSELAEILLDKEVIFKDDLEKIFGKRPFEKEERESKSSKEKKARAKEKENTLNPEDSKGEDKDEEGKLTEDNSVNK, from the coding sequence ATGGCGAATCAAAAACCGAAGAAAAAATTAGATCCCAAAAAACCTAAATTTAGTGCCTACTGGATTTACGCGGCGATCATTATTATATTTTTAGGCCTCAACCTTTTTGGTGATGGAGGGTTTTCAGAACCTGCCAAAACCAATCCTGCAGAATTTAAAGAATATCTTAGCAATGGCGATGTTAAGAAAGTAGAGATTATCAACCGTAATCAGGCACGAGTATATTTAACGGCCGAAGCAAAAGAAAAGGAAATACACAAGAAGAATATAGATCCAGATCTTTTTCCTACCGGCGAATCTCCGGTTTATACATTTCAATTTGGAGATCTGCAGAATTTTGAAAATGATATTAACGAGATCAAGAATGAAAAGAATCTTGATACAGTTGTAACCTACGATACTTCAAGCGATGTGCTTGGTGATCTATTTTGGGCCCTACTCCCTTTCATTCTTATTATCGGAGTTTGGATCTTTATTATGAGAAAGATGAGTTCTGGAGCCGGAGGAGGCGCCGGAGGTCAGATCTTCAATATTGGTAAATCCAAAGCAAAATTATTTGATCAGAATACCGATGTAAAAACATCTTTTAAAGATGTTGCGGGTCTTGAAGGTGCTAAAGAAGAAGTACAGGAAATTGTAGACTTCCTGAAACAACCGGAAAAATATACTGCTCTGGGTGGTAAAATCCCAAAAGGAGCTTTACTTGTAGGACCTCCCGGAACCGGTAAAACATTATTAGCAAAAGCCGTTGCTGGTGAGGCGAAGGTTCCTTTCTTTTCTTTATCAGGTTCAGACTTCGTGGAAATGTTTGTAGGTGTAGGAGCCTCCAGGGTACGTGACTTGTTCAAACAGGCAAAAGAGAAATCACCATCGATCATTTTTATTGATGAAATTGATGCTATTGGTAGAGCAAGAGGAAAAAGTAATTTCTCTGGATCTAACGATGAACGAGAAAATACGTTAAACCAGCTATTGACTGAAATGGACGGTTTTGGCACCAATACAAACGTAATTGTTATTGCGGCAACCAACCGTGCAGATGTACTGGATAAAGCATTAATGCGTGCAGGACGTTTTGACAGGCAGATTTACGTAGACCTTCCTGATCTGAACGAAAGAAAAGAAATATTCGATGTTCATTTAAAACCACTAAAAAAGGTTGCAGATGAATTAGACACCGATTTCCTGGCCAAGCAAACTCCAGGTTTTTCAGGGGCAGACATCGCGAATGTTTGTAATGAAGCAGCTTTAATCGCTGCAAGAAAAGGTAACAAGGCTGTTGGTAAACAAGATTTTCTGGACGCCGTAGACCGTATTGTTGGTGGTCTTGAGAAAAAGAATAAAATTATTACCCCAAGTGAGAAAAAAGCAATTGCTTTTCACGAAGCAGGTCACGCAACCGTTAGCTGGATGCTGGAACATGCCGCTCCACTGGTAAAAGTTACTATCGTACCCCGTGGACAGTCTTTAGGAGCCGCGTGGTATTTACCTGAAGAGCGATTAATTGTAAGACCAGAGCAAATGCTGGATGAAATGTGTGCTGCGCTTGGTGGTCGTGCTGCTGAGAAAGTGATCTTTAACAAAATTTCTACCGGTGCACTTAGTGATCTTGAAAAAGTTACAAAACAGGCAAGAGCTATGGTTACCATTTATGGCTTAAATGAAGCTGTAGGGAATTTAACCTATTACGATTCATCTGGACAAAGTGAATATAATTTCACTAAACCATATAGTGAAAAGACTTCAGAATTGATCGATAAAGAGATCTCCAATCTAATCGAAGATCAGTACAAGCGGGCCCTGGACTTACTAGAGCACAATAAGGACAAATTATCTGAACTTGCTGAAATACTTCTTGACAAAGAAGTCATTTTCAAAGATGACCTTGAAAAGATCTTTGGAAAGCGCCCTTTTGAAAAAGAGGAAAGAGAAAGCAAATCTTCAAAGGAGAAAAAAGCTCGTGCAAAAGAAAAAGAGAATACACTAAATCCTGAAGATTCTAAAGGTGAAGATAAAGACGAAGAAGGAAAATTAACAGAAGATAATTCGGTTAATAAGTAG
- a CDS encoding LUD domain-containing protein encodes MNLFKRFLNPKSKADQEQDIPENADRGKYMPEVKLPTDERFMLNFKNNGGKFLYCVNDTEVQEAFDNILMENDWYEKQCCCFDEKLMSKFRNFNLEFNKSANAEFYLSTCEFLVANDGSILISSNQIKERKLHDLPANFIILSSTSQLIDTIGEGLRGIKFKNKQQIPSNITTIKNFETQKEGDFMSYGSSTKNLYLLLLEDL; translated from the coding sequence ATGAATCTATTCAAGAGGTTTCTTAATCCCAAGTCCAAAGCAGACCAGGAGCAGGATATCCCTGAGAATGCAGACAGAGGGAAATACATGCCGGAGGTAAAATTACCTACCGATGAGCGTTTTATGCTCAATTTTAAAAATAACGGGGGGAAGTTCTTATATTGTGTAAATGACACTGAAGTTCAGGAGGCTTTCGATAACATTCTTATGGAGAATGACTGGTATGAAAAGCAATGTTGCTGTTTTGATGAGAAACTTATGAGCAAGTTTAGAAACTTCAATCTTGAATTTAATAAATCTGCAAATGCAGAATTTTATTTATCAACATGCGAGTTTCTAGTGGCAAATGATGGTTCCATTTTAATTTCATCCAACCAGATCAAGGAAAGAAAACTTCATGATCTTCCTGCAAATTTCATTATATTATCCTCTACCAGTCAGTTAATTGACACTATTGGTGAAGGTTTAAGAGGCATTAAGTTTAAGAACAAACAGCAGATCCCTTCCAATATCACTACCATCAAAAATTTTGAGACTCAAAAAGAAGGTGATTTTATGAGTTACGGAAGTAGCACAAAAAACCTATATTTGCTGCTGCTGGAAGATCTGTAA
- a CDS encoding biotin--[acetyl-CoA-carboxylase] ligase: MRTIKVNAIDSTNSFVRKFYEGDTNFEPVCVRAISQTAGRGQRGAHWESKAGENLTFSILYPQNKLNVSRHFLLSASISLAVLEVLRQMKIPDIKVKWPNDILSAKQKLGGILIENIVKTEGIVASVIGIGINVNQKDFKNLPNAGSLRSITNQKFDLDEILELFIVAIEKELKSLPNKRSIDILEKYAENMFRLNVVSTFVSKEGERFNGIIRGVTTEGKLNLEIEDAVFKTYDLKEIQLLY; encoded by the coding sequence ATGCGTACAATCAAAGTTAATGCCATTGACTCCACCAATTCCTTCGTTCGTAAATTTTACGAGGGCGATACTAATTTTGAACCGGTTTGCGTGCGAGCGATCTCCCAAACCGCAGGGCGAGGACAGCGAGGTGCTCATTGGGAGTCTAAAGCAGGCGAAAACCTCACTTTCAGTATTCTGTATCCCCAGAATAAATTGAATGTTTCCCGACATTTTCTATTAAGTGCTTCAATTTCACTCGCTGTGCTGGAAGTTTTAAGACAGATGAAAATTCCGGATATAAAGGTGAAATGGCCTAACGACATTCTGTCAGCAAAACAAAAGCTGGGTGGCATCCTCATTGAAAATATTGTAAAAACCGAAGGGATTGTGGCTAGCGTTATAGGAATAGGGATAAATGTGAACCAGAAAGATTTTAAAAATCTACCTAATGCGGGTTCCCTTAGGAGTATTACAAATCAAAAATTTGACCTTGATGAGATTCTTGAACTTTTTATTGTTGCCATTGAAAAGGAACTAAAAAGTTTACCCAATAAGAGAAGTATTGATATTCTTGAAAAATATGCTGAAAATATGTTTAGGCTGAATGTGGTCTCCACTTTTGTTTCTAAAGAAGGCGAGAGGTTTAACGGTATAATTCGAGGTGTTACAACCGAAGGGAAGCTAAATCTGGAAATTGAAGATGCAGTTTTTAAAACTTATGATCTTAAAGAAATCCAGCTGCTTTATTAA
- a CDS encoding NUDIX domain-containing protein, with product MYKVFVNDIPIIVSTKKEIGENYTSFPLKTVRLKKVIRKILKGKLHYVNLYHEDETKLLKLLLKKMKVITAAGGMVVNPKKEILFIYRNHRWDLPKGKTEKNETIEDSAIREVEEETGVEGLEITRFITRTYHVFKRKGKLRLKETYWYEMYTEYEGELIPEVKEGIKKAKWKNFKKSQKALKKSYANIKMLFPEKFLAGKSEDWVA from the coding sequence ATGTATAAAGTTTTTGTGAATGATATTCCTATAATTGTTTCTACAAAGAAAGAAATTGGGGAAAATTACACTTCTTTCCCTTTAAAAACAGTTCGACTTAAAAAAGTGATAAGAAAAATCCTTAAAGGGAAACTACATTATGTAAACCTTTATCACGAGGATGAAACAAAGCTTCTAAAGCTGCTATTAAAGAAAATGAAAGTGATCACTGCAGCAGGAGGAATGGTGGTAAATCCGAAAAAGGAAATCCTTTTTATTTACCGCAATCATCGATGGGACCTTCCAAAAGGGAAGACAGAGAAAAATGAAACTATTGAAGATTCAGCGATTAGAGAAGTTGAAGAAGAGACCGGCGTAGAGGGATTGGAGATTACCCGGTTCATTACACGTACCTATCATGTTTTTAAGCGTAAGGGAAAACTCAGGTTAAAGGAGACTTACTGGTATGAAATGTATACCGAATATGAGGGCGAACTGATTCCTGAGGTAAAAGAGGGTATTAAAAAAGCCAAATGGAAAAATTTCAAGAAAAGTCAGAAAGCACTGAAAAAATCTTACGCGAACATTAAAATGTTATTTCCTGAAAAATTCCTAGCGGGGAAGTCGGAAGACTGGGTAGCGTAA
- a CDS encoding phosphatidate cytidylyltransferase, with the protein MRETIIRAVSGLLYTSILVASILSSEVIFIILFYLLSLVCLVEMQKLLRLKSYALYFLQAILFYLFSFLKFNQDATILLLLITVFVNLFLVKDLLVVKKIPVFEKKKYIIIIFYLISSTIFLTLIPTIEGIFIPKLVIGIFFLIWTNDTFAYLVGKNFGKHKLYEKISPNKTIEGFLGGLVFSVLMSYAIWYYTHFLTMWTWVGMAIILSIFGTLGDLIQSKFKRQAGVKDSGKLMPGHGGLFDRLDSIIFASPFIYAYLYILNYVS; encoded by the coding sequence ATGAGGGAAACCATTATTCGTGCTGTTTCAGGATTGTTGTATACATCCATACTGGTTGCATCTATCCTATCCTCAGAAGTGATCTTTATTATTCTCTTTTATCTTTTAAGCCTGGTTTGCTTAGTAGAAATGCAAAAGCTTTTGCGATTAAAAAGCTACGCGCTTTATTTTTTACAAGCCATCCTTTTTTATCTTTTCAGTTTTTTAAAGTTCAACCAGGATGCCACCATATTACTGCTCCTTATAACGGTATTTGTAAATCTATTCCTGGTAAAAGATCTTCTTGTAGTGAAAAAAATTCCGGTGTTTGAAAAGAAGAAATATATCATCATTATATTTTATCTTATATCATCTACAATATTCCTGACGCTTATTCCAACCATAGAAGGGATTTTTATACCAAAACTGGTTATTGGAATATTCTTTTTAATCTGGACCAATGACACTTTCGCGTATCTCGTAGGTAAAAATTTCGGAAAACATAAATTATACGAAAAGATCTCACCGAACAAAACCATTGAAGGCTTCCTTGGAGGACTCGTATTTAGTGTTCTAATGAGTTATGCTATTTGGTATTATACGCATTTCCTAACCATGTGGACATGGGTGGGAATGGCAATAATCTTAAGTATTTTTGGCACCTTAGGAGATCTTATCCAATCAAAATTTAAGAGACAGGCTGGTGTTAAAGATAGTGGAAAATTAATGCCAGGTCACGGCGGATTGTTTGATCGGCTAGATAGTATTATCTTTGCAAGCCCATTTATTTATGCTTATTTATATATATTAAACTATGTTTCATAA